Proteins encoded together in one Musa acuminata AAA Group cultivar baxijiao chromosome BXJ3-6, Cavendish_Baxijiao_AAA, whole genome shotgun sequence window:
- the LOC103988974 gene encoding protein trichome birefringence-like 11, whose product MKTVEKLVVLACAAFAASSLFLLCSLCFRFWEAVAGGALVGGERSQGWGVQEVLKGEEDRGGADGCDLFDGKWVQDESYPLYESKNCAFIDEGFRCAENGRPDRLYTQWRWQPARCNLPRFDAKLMLEKLRNRRLVFAGDSIGRNQWESLLCMLSSAASANDDSVYEVNGKPITKHKGFLIFRFRDYNCTVEYYRAPHLVLRSRPPPDAPSPVKSVLRLDVMDRKSAGWRDADVLVVNTGHWWSHEKTIGSGCYFEEGGKVELQMSVESAYERSMKTFLDWIDKEINTSRTQVVFRTYSPAHSSKGDGESGGKCHSETVPDFRFSYALSKSWSHFLNPFTEQRMQNSTRSALKEIDVLNVTEMTAQRKDGHQSLYHVGPLSDARLHKEDCSHWCLPGVPDAWNELLYALFLRRDFKARVRP is encoded by the exons ATGAAGACCGTGGAGAAGCTCGTGGTGTTGGCCTGTGCCGCCTTCGCTGCCTCGTCTTTGTTCCTGTTGTGCTCCCTCTGCTTCCGCTTCTGGGAGGCGGTGGCCGGTGGGGCCCTGGTGGGCGGCGAAAGGTCGCAGGGTTGGGGAGTACAGGAAGTGCTGAAGGGCGAGGAAGACAGAGGAGGTGCCGATGGCTGCGATCTTTTCGATGGAAAGTGGGTGCAGGACGAGAGCTACCCACTGTATGAATCCAAGAACTGTGCGTTCATCGACGAGGGATTCCGGTGCGCCGAGAACGGAAGGCCCGATCGACTCTACACGCAGTGGCGGTGGCAGCCCGCCCGTTGCAATCTCCCCAG ATTCGATGCCAAGCTGATGCTGGAGAAGCTACGGAACCGTCGGCTGGTCTTTGCCGGCGACTCCATTGGGAGAAACCAGTGGGAGTCTCTCCTCTGCATGCTGTCTTCAGCCGCCTCTGCGAACGACGACTCCGTGTACGAAGTCAACGGGAAGCCCATCACCAAGCACAAGGGGTTCCTGATATTCCGGTTCAGGGACTACAACTGCACCGTGGAGTACTACCGAGCCCCCCACCTGGTGTTGCGAAGCCGGCCACCCCCTGACGCGCCGTCGCCTGTTAAGAGCGTGCTCAGATTGGACGTCATGGACCGGAAGTCCGCCGGGTGGAGGGATGCCGACGTGCTGGTCGTCAACACCGGCCACTGGTGGAGCCATGAGAAGACCATCGGAAG TGGATGCTATTTCGAGGAAGGGGGGAAGGTGGAGCTGCAGATGAGCGTGGAAAGCGCTTATGAGAGATCGATGAAGACATTCTTAGATTGGATTGACAAGGAGATCAACACAAGCAGGACTCAGGTCGTCTTCCGTACTTATTCCCCTGCACATTCCAG TAAAGGTGATGGGGAGAGTGGAGGAAAATGTCATTCGGAGACAGTCCCAGATTTCAGATTCTCGTATGCCTTATCAAAATCATGGAGCCATTTCCTGAACCCATTCACAGAACAACGCATGCAGAATTCAACTCGATCTGCATTGAAAGAAATAGATGTGTTGAATGTGACCGAGATGACAGCCCAGAGAAAAGATGGGCATCAGTCACTGTATCATGTTGGTCCTCTGAGCGATGCAAGGCTTCATAAGGAGGATTGCAGCCATTGGTGCTTGCCTGGGGTTCCTGACGCATGGAACGAACTCCTCTATGCTCTTTTCCTCAGAAGAGACTTCAAAGCTCGAGTAAGGCCATGA